In the genome of Mercurialis annua linkage group LG8, ddMerAnnu1.2, whole genome shotgun sequence, the window ATATATGTTTCATGTTGATATAACCTTTGGTTTTTATTGGGGTTAGATCCCAAGTATTTTGAATGAAAATTATGCgtttttgtatgttttttttgtaataaccCTAAATCTATAAATGTTGGGTTGATCACGTACGACCTTTATTTTATCGGGAATTTAGGATTAAAAGTATAAGTTGATTAAAAAGGTTTATTatacttaaaatattattagaGTTTGAAAACATATAATGATATTTTAACGGATTTTGGGAagtatttgaaattaaaatatcaaaaatataattttccgACGTAATTTGTAATCGGCAAGTTAAGGTATAAAATATAAGTtggaattgcaaaaaatattacattacGTATCAGAAAAAGGaattgttttgaaaataaaacttATTGGAATTAAGGTACTAAATTAAAAAGGATATAAGTTGGAGCTTTTGCATCAATGCGGCAATTTAAAACATGTGCTAATTAACCATCACATACAAATTGATGGGGCAAATTGACACTTAAATCTATTGAAGACCCATACCTGATACCCTATATAGAAGGGGTGGGTATGGGTTAAATTTGCTAGCTCTGCTACAAATTGAAATTTCATTACTTTTTATCAAGCCTGGGGCATTTGCCAGGTATATTGCATCTCAAAACTCGATTTCAAGAATCACagtttctttttaaataaaggGTCAAGCGCCCCTCTGAACTTGTAATACGGGATCATTAAACTCAGTTTGTACTTTATTTAGCAATGAACCCCAgaacttattattttttggatcaAATTACTCCATAAGTGTATTTTTAAagcgcgtaaaatacaaatcggagatGAGGGATGTGAAAAAGAAATTAGAGaattccctaattgttgcgatgaAATTATCCTAAGCctattttttgcaataaaaatataaattatcaggtaatctgacccaaaaatgaaTAGTTTTAGGATTAATTgttcaaaaaagttcaaattgggttaaatgacccaatgtcacaagttcagagggcgcattgaccctttgttcgttTCTTTTTAGTAGCATAGCGTTTTTTAGTAGCATAGCGTTTAGTATAATATTGTAGCGCATCAATTAGTTCAAGATTGTAAGAGATTAGctagaatatttttttattggattTGTCAAGTGTTGAACTTGCTGTAGCACACTCATTTTCCTTCAGTATATATTACcatctgttaaaaaaaaattaaaaacacttatttgaaagaaaaaacatTCAGATCTAAAATAAAGTAGATTTGTGGAAATTCAGGCACCTGTAGAGTTTTCCCTTAATAAGATAAACATAGCCTTATATTAAAGGACACTAATCTTTGAATCATATTAATCAATAATCACAGGTCTACTGGTTGACCGGTAAAAGCAAAAATTATGCCGCAAAGACATTGCTTACTAAATTCATGACTCCAAATGAATTCAGTACTATCAGAGCCATTTCGCATGTTCGGCAACAAGCTGCACTTAATGCGGAAGCCTAACATTCCGAAAAACGAACACTGAACATCATAAAGAAATGATGCATAAGCAATTTCcgcatattaaaaaaaacatttttcattTCCCATGAAGGCGTTTCATGATCTACATTTTGTATATGGTTAGCGTGTAGCTGTTGTTGTATAGACTTAGCAGGCTGAGAAAATATGCTGTACAGTGGGTGGTGAAGCCTACTTAACTGAAATAACTAACCTTATCTAATCCCAACCCATTAGTCTTTTCCTAACACCCTCTTCAATCTTGTTCCTAGGCGCGGTAAATCCATCCCCTTCATCAAGCAGAATTCTATATACTTCCCATTCCCGGTTATGAATCATGTGTCTTCCGATCTCCACCTGAAACAACCAAATGCATATAGATGGCAGAATAAATTGCTGGTCTCTAAAACACCCTATTAAATGTCATCAGAATGATAGAATAAGCGAACGTACCGAGAAGATTCCAGTGTTCAAACTTTTGAGAGCCAAGGTAATATCGTAAAAGACAAGAGGCCGGCCCCTTTCAGACAACTCGACAGGGTTGGCAACGAGTAGTTGTGTATCAGGACCCCTGCTTATCACAGCAACTCGAAGAGGGCAAAGAAGTTCCATTCTCAGACGAGAGCACAAAGCATCTTGCTTATTCGGGTCAACTAACTTCTTGCCATCTGCTTGCATTATGAACAAATCTACTTCACAATTCCCTTTCGGGTTTGCATAGAATCGCCCATAAGAAATCTGAAGGAAAAACATGATTTCACATTCAGTTAGAAATATTGACAGATTAAAAGATCGGCAAGCAAAGAGGGACCATCAGTGTAGGGGGGTACAGTTCAAAAGAGCTGAAttgaaattttcatttttttcaaaactgaACCAAGTTTACAAGAAccataaatatttcaaaccgaaccgaacaagTCGGTTCAGTTGATTTTCTAAGTTCAGTTTGTACCAAATGCTAACTGAAATTTTCCACTCTAAAAATCAACTAATCCAGAAAAGCAAAAGTTTTAATAACTTCAAACTGAACCGAACTAAATTTATTAGTTGGGTTTGATTAttcaatttggttcggtttcagtACACCCCGAGTCCAGGGGACTACTATTGTTCAAAACATCCAAGAAAAATGATGATTTTACCAACTTCCAATTAATGTGGTAAATTTAGACGCAATAGTCACTTGCCGGGAATAAAATACAGTTCTTCTAATAGAAATTGTAGTCCTTCCATAGTAAATTTCTTAAACTGGTCTGGCCGGCCAACACAAGACCAATCAAGGTCCAAGaaccgtaaaaataaataagagatTAAATTATTCACCTGTATATTATAATCCTTCAGGGTTCTCATTATATCATACAGAAGACCTTTATGATCCTTGCAGACAAACTGAAGAAGCGTGTGAGAGCGGCTAAGGGTATTATCCATTGAAACAGAAACAGGATTAGAGGTAAAGAATCCATTTTGTTGTCGATCAGGCAGCTCCAAGTTGAACATGTGTTCTGTAATTTCAGAAGGAAGAAAAGACGAGCCTTGGGAACATGCGGTAACTTCTGCACCTGCTAATTCGATCTCACAACTTATCAATGCATCCCCCAATATATCTTCCAAGCAGTGAATTGTTTCTTCCTGCCGATGTTTTGTATGAAGGAGTTCCCTAACCAAAACAGGTAATAAAATACCAATCAGCACAGGAATGGAAGCcataaataagtaaaatcaTGATCATAATCAAGCAGAAAGAAAGTAACtttcaaaagttataaaataccaaaaacaataaaaacattAGTCTATAACTATTGTCGtgaactaaaaatcaaaaaaatagttGAAAGTAAATGCTTAAACTGCACAGCACCACATAGTACATGTAAAATAAATACAAGTGGCCAAGCAAAGATTCTAGAAAGTGCATACTGAAACACAAAGTAGTTCAAGAAAATGGTTGACCCATTTAATCTGGAACATGCATGATATTCATGTCAAATATATGCTTAAATATCATTACTACATGCTGGTTATGAGCTTATAAAGAAACCAAGATTGGTACCCTGATTGTatggaaaagaaaataaaagatttaaGTGGGATATCAATAAAATGCAGAAAACCATGTGTAGTTGTTGCAGGTAAAGCACAAGAAAGTTAAAGGTCTCAAAGATgccaataaatataaaaatattcaagcaTTATCACGCCCTTATGTAAACAGCAACCACAGAAACCCACATAGTGCATATGGAGAAGTATTAGCACTCAGATTTGTGCAATTGTACAATAAGAATAGAGTAACAGGTAATCAGAAAGTTGGTCAAACAATTCATTCAAAAGCCATTCCATCTACGAAAATCACTAATGACACGATAGATTTTGCCATTATTCAaccttaaaaaaaatactaaatcaaAACTATCCAAAATATAGGTTTTCTATGAATATCTTCTACTCTCTCAAACTTGAACATTTTGCACGTCACCTCCAAAGCATACGAACTGTAAGTATTAAAAATCAACCTTCGCATTCAAAGCACGTCTGCTATGGTATTAAAACTCCACCTTATGACTTCCCAAAATCTCTTATTTTTTCCTCTTTACAAGGGAAACAATCATAAAATGCTGTAAGAATCAACTATAAGATCATATTGCTGTGAGAgctaataataatatttcaagCACATGAGGAGAAACAGAAATGCACCAGTGAAGATAAGTGATCAAGAAAGACACACCTGGTATCTGTGATGAAAAAGAGGTCCATCACTCTTCCGTCAGGGGTAGTGGACACCTTCACTCTCTTTATGGTCAGCTCTAGCTCACAAAGAACTTCAGTCACATCTGTAAGgtaaaaaatggttttatgaTTACAACAAACAAAAATGTGATCCTAAAAGCTTCCGCAATCTTACCATAGCagataaaatactaaaaacgaTTCCAGGATCTAAGCATTCTTGTAGCAAATATGACAAAAAAAACACAATGCTTTAAGCTATAAGAACAGCTACTCTTTTTCCTTTTCCTGAACTCAGTAAATCAAACAAGCACCTATACAAGCAAAATTC includes:
- the LOC126661449 gene encoding ACT domain-containing protein ACR10-like is translated as MGMLYEDVVLISEAEKPGDSTVITVNCPDKTGLGCDLCRIILLFGLSISRGDLQTDGKWCYILLWVVGKSNTRWSLLKMRLLEVCPSYFSTSEISYYRPKNQQPKKPDVFLLKFWCSYDREGLLHDVTEVLCELELTIKRVKVSTTPDGRVMDLFFITDTRELLHTKHRQEETIHCLEDILGDALISCEIELAGAEVTACSQGSSFLPSEITEHMFNLELPDRQQNGFFTSNPVSVSMDNTLSRSHTLLQFVCKDHKGLLYDIMRTLKDYNIQISYGRFYANPKGNCEVDLFIMQADGKKLVDPNKQDALCSRLRMELLCPLRVAVISRGPDTQLLVANPVELSERGRPLVFYDITLALKSLNTGIFSVEIGRHMIHNREWEVYRILLDEGDGFTAPRNKIEEGVRKRLMGWD